tTGCCCAGTTTTCAGTTGCCATTGTCTTTGTTGCACAAGTATGATTTTCGTGTCAGAGTATTTATTACATTGACTGTATCAAACAACTCACATATGGTTCcaattttttactttttgttttattgcataCCTTTATACAAACTGAAGTCACGGTATTATTTCTAAAATACAAACCTGCTAAACCATAAAACAAGAGCTTgcatatagatctgctccttgGCCACAGTTCAGTCTCAAAACTCCAGTTTTTCCTCAGCATTTTCCAGCAGATGCCTTAGCTTTGTTGACAACTGAGTGCAAGTAGGAGTAGAAGAAGAGGAGGTTATCATATTCTCCATTGTACTCCTGAGTAAGGCAATCCTGGTGGAAGTCCCTGAGGAAATAATAAATAGCCTCAATAGTTGCAAGGTAAGTGTCTGGTTTGCCCTTCTGACGGCGCCAGAAACACGTTTTTCTCGTCTTGAGTTCTACTTGGAGCAAACCTGGATGAGAACAAGCATTGGGAAGAAAGCAGACAAGAACAGAGTGAACTCACATAAAAGCAGAGTTGCATGTGAAATTAAGTTGCCTTGACTAATCACCAATTATCAGAGTACTTGCCTTGCAGCCTCTCGTCTGTGCTGATCTTGTTGGTCTGGTTCCACGTGCTGTCGATGAAGACCACCCTCTGCAGGGGATAACACTTTGACTCCAAGCTCTTTGCTGCATCTGGAGTTCCTGACTCTGGGTTCTTGGCAGTGTGTGTGGCACCTTGAACTTCCTCACTTTTCAGCCTCTTTGCGCAGGGTTCATCAGAGGAGTCACGCGACCTGTTGTTCCTCCTGTCACGCAAACACTGCATCATGTCTTGAACTGAGACGGCCCCTGGGCCAGGGAACACCAACACCACCTGGAGAGAGCAGACATGCTGACTGGAGGTCCATCATACACAAAGTCTAgggttaaaaaaagaatttcaaacATATGTTGTTTCTTTACTGCCATGATTTATACACGGCTAAATTTGAGAAGCCGTGAAAGAGAAACAGTTTGACTGGAGTCCTATGAAGCTGAAAAATTGAAAACATGAGATCACCCAGCTAACTAAAATACAGGCGGGAGAACCATTGGAAACAGCCACATTATAAATCGAAGTTGAGAATTAGTTATGCTGAACAAATGGGAGTACATAATGCTGAAAAATAAGCACGTACAAAGTGGATGTAATGAATAATAACTCACGGTGTGACTCAAAAGCAGCTGTTTGCATTTAGAATTTAAATGCACTTCAAATAAATACAGCAAATATGGTGCATGGAGTTAGCTTACAAGGTCAATGAGCAGCAGGAATAGACTACATTGGTTAGGACACAGGACAGAGCAGGACAGCTGATCTTTGGGATCCTGTGGGTTGCAAAGTGGGATCTCTGTGTATCAACAACTCCTGTGGATGCTCAATTGGATTGAAATCTGGGAAGCCTGGTGAACAGTCTGTTCTATAATAGCGTTggagttagttttttttttcactttttcagaTGAAGTAGAGGAAACAATTATGGAACCATGAatcaaatagaaaaataaataaataaataatcagttAGTACTTTGTTGTAGCTCCCCTGGCTTTTATGACACATTGAATTCTTTGAGGCATGAACttcacaaatgaaaaacaaattttTCATTGTTCAGGTTCATTCATCAGACTCTCGTAAAGGAGATGACAGATCAGCTTTGTAGGATGGAGCCTTGTCATGGACACCATACGTTTTTAAACCAGATTCAGACCCCGACTGTTTGCTGGCTATGTCAGTGAGTTGATATGTCTTTACTGAAGATTCGTAATCATCCTGAAAAATTACCTTTTGATTAATGGAATAACAAAACTGTGGAGACgactgccatctcccccggtcctttacccgACATCAACTCCACATCATCAATGATTGTGGAAATGAGCTTGTTTCCTTCAAGCTGCCATCTTTACAGAGGACCTGCAGCAAACAACAGTACGGCACTCCTTGTCCAGTGATGATCTATCACTGAATATCACTTTCATCCAACAGTCCACGGCCCACGActgcttctcttcagtccaCTAAAACcgtgttttcttctgtttaagGAGTCAGTGATGGTTTATTTTTGGCTTTAAAACAACCAGTTTTACCAATATTGCTTAACTGAAGCTCAACTAAAACACAAAGCATATCTGTCCTGTGCCCATGGTGTccgtttaatacattttttttatttttatagatcCTTTCAAAAACACAGAggagcatctataataactccttgatttaattgagttacatcaacatttagaggggcactaggtagcattttcacctaaaattatagccttcaggagtttaccaaaggttaaacaagtcaatggtaagcgaatgaagcctgtctcgctcccaacaggggtctgtatgctgaaaatcccatatgtaacttcggcaggagcgacccgcttctgaagtgatgtgcgagaagagtcgtttgtgtttacggcacttagctaggtactgtatgctagttgtagctgtaggctatgtgtttgcttgcgttgaagagccaacaccaagcgtttcatattctgcctttcacagactgaatatgacatgttcgatgttggcacttacGGGTCGCGGgtgcagcagcctgagcagagaaacccagatgagctgtccccggccacttcctccagcaacagtattctagcatattatcttgagttctctcttcagaaaatctctgattatagtatcttacgtgggcagtctacacttgtgaatcagatgacctaactgcactgactaaataacacaacgtcAGCATTCGCCAcaatgtttagttagtggatgtgtataatacaaaggtgggcatttttacgacagtgtagaatttcaggttgaccaatagagatcgctatactgccgctaaactaccttgtatccctttaaagctgccgttggcaggttttcaaaattccgagtctaaagtcggaaaattcgaactgatacaactttcaggtccctctcccaacctctaacaagctccgaatcgccccccaaacccctccccctctgtggacgaggttgtgcacgtgagttcacaccagtgtgagcgcacacaagctggggcagactcacgctcagcagcgtgtgcacaagctgtgattgacaggtaggattcctccaccctaacgtaattggttaaaaacagccgggagcgctcgatttttgcgagcacgattacaggcttcagagggagctacagatttcgggatttttcctaaacagcctatttaatattctactttcagaatcccatgacagttcaagctaatatgactaaaaaaaagttgccgacggcagctttaatttccctctgggataaataaagtatttttgaatttgaactgaattgaaaccagttcttgttgagaaccggttcccagtttttcaattccttggaatcgtttggcgattttgcaaaacgattcccttatcaattccagtgggcgcgaatgatgtcaccacgcaacattgcgtggcgagtccaatgcagccagcagccaacagtaaacatggcgcccaagtggtacaaacgctcgaaagtttgattacacaatcctaaaaaagacgacaacagggcaacttgcaaagtgaatatttcaccaaagggaggaaatactaccaacatgcaataactatgaatgaatgtcacgttttcgatccgctccggactaacgttggtgaatctgaacccagcaacgttagcaacgttagcatgtcctcggctaacactgcaggtaactaactaacaaacaaacactgcctatcatgttagcgccatttgcctccttgtaaaacctgctattagtaacggttaaggttaaatgaatgccttctcaggcattacatttagatgaaatcatgagagacagagcctgactggctcagagccagaggctggtggtactacccccagttcacgtctacctccagcttctcctttcaccagagcagggaagagttaaattacccaggccatgatagacgaatgtggacctcaccgttgttgggcttgtaaggtcatgactcgtgttacttctaaactaaacaaagttgatgctaatcgaccggtttgttgtcctttttctccaaatgagaatcgataagggaaccgacaaagaaccgaatcgttaagcagaatcgaaaatggaattggaatcgtaaaaatcttatcaattcccatccctacactTAGAGCTGAAAATGTCAATTGTCTGAAAAAGAGATTGTAAGTATTTTGATAATATGAATAATAAGAGGAGTGTGAAAGTAAACCGAGACTCTTTGATGCAGAATAGtttggaggaagaaaaaaaaacatccaattGTAGCCTCTAGAAAAATGTAACTAGTAGTTTCCACAGTATCTTGAGCCTTTTCAGCTTTGGACCGGGAATATAAATGTTAATTCGAGCCACAACAAGTAATACCTCACACTGATAATTACAATGAAAACAGCTCCTAACCTTGTCATTTTCAAACTCGGGAATGCAGGGGTAGGTATATATTGTGACATCACTGGATGCGAGAATCTTGGCATGGATGGCAGTACTCTTGCCGTCGGTTTCGTTGGGATGCTTAATGACGTCTATCTTCACAGGAAGCTGAGCAAAACAAATAATATGTAGTTAGGTCAAATAGAAAGTTCACCCGCACCATGTATACACTTCATGGATCTCACATAAAAGATCCAGCACATTCCACCACATGAAGCCACAACATTTAGTAGAAATGGGAGAACACAGTGAGTCCTAACCCCTTACTGACCTTGATTAAGGGAATTTCCTGATTGCTGACACCCACTAATGAGCAGCATGTGTAGCAGAAGAACATCCTTGATCCTCCACATTTAGAGCACTTCAACCTGCCATTCTGCTGTGCTTTCTCCAGCACTGCATGTGATGCCAATTGTAGGCCTTGGAGAGGGTGCTTGGCAAGCTCATGGATGTCTGATGAGTTCCCAAAGACTGTTGTTTTGTCACGGCAACGAGGAGAAACTCGCTGGTCTTCATCCAGGCTGCTCATGCTTGGTCTTTAAATGTTGACAGATTTATCTCGTGGTAAGTTGACCCTGCATTCATAGccaaacaaaaatgacaaaacaaatgATGCAAATGTTTGAAGACACAAATTATCCAACATTTACATTACCACAAACATTGAGGAGCAGAGTAATGTGGAAAAGTCATTTATCTAGCAAGGAGGACTTGTTATAAGTTGTTGCTATCAAATGTTcatacacacttttttttttttttttttaaacaaatgagCTGATATGGGTTGGCTGATATTGACAATATTAAGACGACATTAATACTGTGATGGTGATGCAAGATGAGGATTTTGTTGCTGTGTTTAAGTGATCTAGTTTAAAGGTGTCCTCTATCGTTATATCACTAGCTTTCTGTTGGGGCATCTCAACTCAATACTTGACAGAGTATTTTCTTTCGATAACCTCTTAAAAAGAAAGTCTAAAAATTCATTATGAGCCATCTTGGACACTCTACTAGTAAACTGTTTGTATATTGTTTCTATGTAGAAAGTTTTGAGCGGAACATTTGTAACAGCGTTATTTTTGGATAAATCTACCTGTTTTGATTTGTTACTTACCgatttagattttattttaatgtatttacTGGCTTTTCTGCGCTGATCTGGTGTACCTATCAGATTAGTAATGAAATATATATTTCATGTGATGGGCAAGTCTATGTTTCAGGCTTAAAGTATGGTCACAATATGAGCAGAGTCCGTGAGTAACACATATCCTGATGTGATATTTTAAACCACGTGGAAACCAGGAAATAACAAGCAAGGGCAGGCACTTGTTGGATATAGACTGTGAAAGCACTTCTGTTCCCCGACATAAACCTGAGAGCAAACGGAGCTGAAGTAAGACAGTTTCAGCAGAATGTGAAGTGAGCTAAACACAAGTAACTGGCACATACAATTCAGTGATCAACACAAGCGCTTAAAGGGCAAAACATTTAATTAATAATACATTTCTCATTCTCTTCAGCTTGGCCCTGTGATATCTGAGCCTTTTAGACTGGATGCTATTGCTAATTTGCCATCCTACTTTACATCTGTCCCTGCTTTACACATTGTAGCTACCGTTACCTCATTCATCCTGGTGTAGCTAGCTCCTGTTAGCAAGCATATACTTCACATCTTTAGCTGAGGATGAAAACATAAGCCGATACAGATCCAGACCTAGCACCATTAGCAAAGACAATGAAAAACAGATGCTGGTAGCTCTGCCGAGTCTACGAGCCAAGCCACATAACACAGTACCGACCCAAGCGTGCCTACCAGTAATTAAATCTCAGGCGCGTACATCTTCTTCTACGCCGGAAATACTACTCCGTACTCGTCAGTTATACGTTGCTAAGCACCGAGCGTGCGCAGTCTGGTGGAGAGTACATACTCAGTACACCTTATTAAACTGTGGTGAAGTACGAGCTTTTTAACCTTCGTACCTGCAGCTATATAGCCAGGGGAAGCACCTTGATATTAAAACTATTTCATTAA
This Odontesthes bonariensis isolate fOdoBon6 chromosome 1, fOdoBon6.hap1, whole genome shotgun sequence DNA region includes the following protein-coding sequences:
- the dtwd1 gene encoding tRNA-uridine aminocarboxypropyltransferase 1 codes for the protein MSSLDEDQRVSPRCRDKTTVFGNSSDIHELAKHPLQGLQLASHAVLEKAQQNGRLKCSKCGGSRMFFCYTCCSLVGVSNQEIPLIKLPVKIDVIKHPNETDGKSTAIHAKILASSDVTIYTYPCIPEFENDKVVLVFPGPGAVSVQDMMQCLRDRRNNRSRDSSDEPCAKRLKSEEVQGATHTAKNPESGTPDAAKSLESKCYPLQRVVFIDSTWNQTNKISTDERLQGLLQVELKTRKTCFWRRQKGKPDTYLATIEAIYYFLRDFHQDCLTQEYNGEYDNLLFFYSYLHSVVNKAKASAGKC